The uncultured Cohaesibacter sp. genome includes a window with the following:
- a CDS encoding carbohydrate kinase family protein — protein MSRGAIYCLGPLVLDRILEVDDLPGHDEKAFIKSKEDRAGGPPLNCAHALTQLGEDARLVSIIGDDTDGKTLLKWLADRDMSTEAVEVDMEAGTASATIIVDRTGEKAILIDPMPMSMLNAIGESIEFQSDDCVITNFFQPEAIARTFSRAGALGLDRMIDLELPEIERWGWKAMEMVLPYASLVVTNRQVLEAWITHTGKEAALEDAALEFARFLSGYGERRVVITLGADGLVASNGAEEISLSALKVTPRNTTGAGDVFLAGLATALRRGRDFDRALIFATACSGTFLESGRTDFKMAEYRMKDVHQKAQDS, from the coding sequence ATGAGCCGGGGAGCCATCTATTGTCTCGGCCCGCTTGTGCTGGACCGGATCCTCGAGGTCGATGATCTGCCCGGCCACGACGAGAAGGCCTTCATCAAGTCCAAGGAAGACCGGGCGGGCGGCCCGCCCCTCAATTGCGCTCATGCCCTCACCCAACTCGGCGAGGATGCAAGGCTGGTCTCCATCATCGGCGATGACACCGACGGCAAGACCCTTCTCAAATGGCTCGCCGACCGAGACATGAGCACCGAAGCCGTCGAGGTGGACATGGAGGCGGGCACGGCGTCCGCGACCATCATCGTCGACCGCACGGGCGAAAAGGCCATCCTCATCGACCCGATGCCGATGTCCATGCTGAATGCCATTGGCGAGAGCATCGAGTTTCAGTCGGACGATTGCGTCATCACCAACTTCTTCCAGCCCGAAGCCATCGCCCGCACCTTCAGTCGTGCCGGCGCCCTCGGGCTTGACCGGATGATCGATCTGGAACTGCCGGAGATCGAGCGCTGGGGCTGGAAGGCCATGGAAATGGTCCTGCCCTACGCTTCGCTTGTGGTCACCAACCGGCAGGTGCTCGAGGCATGGATCACCCACACGGGAAAAGAAGCCGCTCTCGAGGATGCAGCGCTGGAATTTGCCCGCTTCCTGTCCGGTTATGGCGAGCGGCGCGTGGTCATCACCCTTGGGGCCGACGGTCTTGTGGCGAGCAACGGGGCTGAGGAAATCAGCCTTTCCGCCCTCAAGGTTACGCCGCGCAACACGACCGGCGCAGGCGACGTCTTTCTTGCCGGACTGGCCACAGCCCTGCGGCGCGGACGAGACTTCGACCGGGCCCTCATCTTTGCGACCGCCTGCTCGGGCACGTTCCTTGAAAGCGGACGCACCGACTTCAAAATGGCTGAATACCGGATGAAAGACGTTCATCAGAAAGCTCAAGACTCATGA
- a CDS encoding ABC transporter ATP-binding protein, producing the protein MADQPMRRNHLLIENVMKDYGSPEPALKSVSLDVSEGEFLALLGPSGCGKTTLLKIIAGLEEPTQGSMALAGEGLDTIPTYKRDIGIVFQSYALFPHMSVDANIRFGLDMRGIQGKAADERVAEVLDLVKLDGLGKRMPNELSGGQQQRVALARALAIRPKLLLLDEPLSNLDAVLRKNVRVDIRELHERIGLTTVMVTHDQEEAMSMADRVAVMANGYVLQHDTPEVIFEQPASAFIASFVGNPPAILLPVSQQGPDGYALAGAPFSPSSTIKSTLDRLEGRSAEIALRADQLSFSEASEAMVAGEVHSSEYVGGSWLAHVAIGEHRVAVQSREKPPHFGAPAHLRFEPSQTLLFDPESGDRMDLS; encoded by the coding sequence ATGGCTGATCAACCCATGCGCCGCAATCATCTGCTGATCGAGAATGTCATGAAGGACTATGGCAGTCCGGAACCGGCGCTCAAGAGTGTGTCGCTTGATGTATCCGAGGGTGAGTTCCTCGCCCTGCTCGGGCCATCGGGATGTGGCAAGACCACGCTTTTGAAGATCATCGCCGGACTGGAAGAGCCAACGCAAGGGTCGATGGCTCTCGCAGGCGAGGGCCTTGACACCATTCCGACCTACAAGCGTGATATCGGCATCGTGTTCCAGTCCTACGCGCTGTTTCCGCATATGAGCGTGGATGCCAACATCCGCTTTGGTCTCGACATGCGCGGCATTCAGGGCAAGGCAGCGGACGAACGGGTCGCCGAGGTGCTGGATCTGGTCAAGCTCGACGGCCTAGGCAAACGCATGCCCAACGAACTCTCCGGTGGTCAGCAGCAGCGGGTCGCCCTTGCCCGCGCTCTTGCGATCCGTCCCAAGCTGTTGTTGCTTGACGAGCCGCTCTCCAACCTTGATGCGGTGTTGCGTAAGAATGTCCGCGTCGACATCCGCGAGCTGCATGAACGGATCGGTCTCACCACCGTGATGGTTACCCATGATCAGGAAGAAGCGATGAGCATGGCCGACCGGGTGGCCGTGATGGCCAACGGCTATGTGCTGCAACACGACACGCCGGAAGTCATCTTTGAACAGCCTGCTTCCGCCTTCATTGCCAGCTTCGTGGGCAATCCGCCTGCGATCCTTCTGCCCGTTTCCCAGCAGGGGCCGGATGGCTACGCCCTCGCAGGCGCGCCATTCTCACCCTCCTCCACCATCAAGTCGACCCTTGACCGGCTCGAGGGCCGAAGCGCCGAGATAGCCTTGCGGGCCGACCAGCTGTCCTTTTCCGAAGCCTCCGAGGCCATGGTCGCAGGCGAAGTGCATTCGAGCGAATATGTCGGCGGCTCGTGGCTCGCCCATGTGGCGATTGGCGAGCATCGCGTCGCGGTTCAGTCCCGCGAGAAGCCGCCCCATTTTGGCGCTCCGGCACATTTGCGTTTCGAGCCATCTCAGACGCTGCTGTTTGATCCCGAAAGCGGCGACAGGATGGATCTGTCATGA
- a CDS encoding nucleoside phosphorylase, whose amino-acid sequence MSEDFPYLKSMPQFIRDGVPLLTGFKRDRIAPYVVLAVKDPLVVGEGAGEDALAGALDGAELSAQTGLFTTLTGTYQGAPISIVSGGSGSPEAELALMDLFNHTDCTTVIRIGGCGAWSEKVGVGDVVITSGAVRDEGMTKAHVKAEYPAVADWQVVAAMKAAADEVGHPYHIGITRSGDSEYCGWGKPGPGGYLQDEHKGIIDYWRRAGILNTDRESAAILTLCSLYGRRGGAVCSVGDNVVTGEMHKSGSGQTAAIKIGLAALARLYKEDTHG is encoded by the coding sequence ATGAGCGAAGATTTTCCTTACCTGAAAAGCATGCCGCAGTTCATCCGCGATGGGGTACCGCTCTTGACCGGCTTCAAACGCGACCGGATCGCTCCCTATGTTGTGCTGGCGGTGAAAGACCCGCTGGTCGTCGGCGAGGGAGCCGGAGAAGACGCGCTTGCGGGCGCGCTTGATGGCGCCGAACTCAGCGCCCAGACCGGCCTCTTTACCACCCTCACCGGCACCTATCAGGGCGCGCCCATCTCGATCGTTTCGGGCGGCTCGGGTTCGCCCGAGGCCGAGCTTGCGCTGATGGATCTCTTCAATCACACCGACTGCACCACCGTTATTCGTATCGGCGGCTGCGGCGCCTGGAGCGAGAAGGTCGGTGTCGGCGATGTGGTCATCACATCCGGTGCTGTGCGCGACGAAGGCATGACCAAGGCCCATGTGAAGGCGGAATATCCGGCCGTTGCCGACTGGCAGGTGGTTGCCGCGATGAAGGCTGCCGCAGACGAGGTCGGCCATCCCTATCACATCGGCATCACGCGCTCGGGCGACAGCGAATATTGCGGCTGGGGCAAGCCCGGCCCGGGGGGCTATCTGCAGGACGAGCACAAGGGCATCATCGACTATTGGCGTCGTGCAGGCATCCTCAACACCGACCGTGAGAGCGCAGCCATCCTGACCCTTTGCAGCCTTTACGGACGCCGGGGCGGAGCGGTCTGCTCCGTCGGGGACAATGTGGTCACCGGCGAGATGCACAAGTCCGGCTCCGGTCAGACTGCCGCCATCAAGATCGGCCTTGCCGCTCTTGCCCGCCTCTACAAGGAGGACACCCATGGCTGA
- a CDS encoding ABC transporter permease: MKTYGVGASSRFVWTILTFVFLLAPIGVLVFASFDNASFFRFPPRDYSLRWYEAALESREYKSALSVSLIVAILSGFLSVGLGALAAFSLARYKPKGAKVIEAVLMAPLVLPLIVWAIALLQIYSKLGMSGTLPALVLAHAVITMPFTIRIMIATFADLDPLLEQAAASLGASPLKVIQRVTLPLAMPGLISSAAFSLLISFNDVIVSALIAGARWMTFPVRVYAELRSQGIDPITLAIGAGIIAFILIAALVGEFLFKWSRRL; the protein is encoded by the coding sequence ATGAAAACCTATGGTGTCGGTGCTTCGTCCCGTTTCGTCTGGACCATTCTGACCTTTGTCTTTCTGCTCGCTCCGATTGGCGTTCTGGTCTTTGCCTCCTTTGACAATGCGAGCTTCTTCCGCTTTCCGCCGCGAGACTATTCCCTGCGCTGGTATGAGGCGGCTCTCGAAAGCCGCGAATACAAAAGCGCGCTTTCGGTCAGCCTCATCGTTGCGATCCTCTCCGGCTTCCTGTCGGTGGGTCTCGGGGCTCTCGCCGCCTTCTCCCTTGCCCGATACAAGCCCAAGGGAGCCAAGGTGATCGAAGCGGTGCTAATGGCGCCGCTGGTGCTGCCGCTGATCGTCTGGGCCATTGCGCTGTTGCAGATCTACTCGAAACTCGGAATGTCCGGAACACTGCCCGCTCTGGTACTGGCCCATGCGGTGATCACGATGCCCTTCACCATCCGCATCATGATCGCGACCTTTGCCGATCTCGATCCCCTGCTGGAGCAGGCCGCCGCCAGCCTCGGCGCGTCACCGCTGAAAGTGATCCAGCGGGTCACGCTGCCCCTTGCCATGCCTGGGCTGATCTCGTCGGCAGCCTTCTCGCTACTGATTTCCTTCAACGATGTCATTGTCTCGGCGCTGATTGCCGGTGCCCGCTGGATGACCTTTCCGGTGCGCGTCTATGCGGAATTGCGCAGTCAGGGCATCGATCCCATCACCCTCGCCATCGGGGCGGGCATCATCGCCTTCATCCTGATTGCCGCCCTCGTCGGGGAGTTCCTGTTCAAATGGTCCCGTCGCCTCTGA
- a CDS encoding ABC transporter permease codes for MQKRAFMLLLPALLLSGVVFLLPFLWLLVTSFREQGDGSLLMAAGFSLANYGRLLADSYFAEIFLRTLLLSALATFLCLVIALPVARQIALSAGRAKGILLALILVPLVSGALLPTLGMLHLLGPLGVVNSLLKQMGLISSSVKFLGTTTGVTIGLVQAFLPLMLLPLVNALSHLPRDVEAAARTLGAPSLTIWRRIILPLIAPGIVAGSVLVFAASLTSFVTPQILGQGKIATFGTMAYQQASLVLDWPFASAIAVVMLLILSLGLVISSYLTRILVRRAP; via the coding sequence ATGCAAAAGCGTGCATTTATGTTGCTCCTCCCCGCGCTGCTTCTTTCGGGCGTGGTGTTCCTTCTGCCCTTCCTGTGGTTGTTGGTCACCAGTTTCCGGGAACAGGGCGATGGTTCGCTTCTGATGGCAGCAGGCTTTTCCCTCGCCAATTATGGTCGTCTGCTCGCGGACAGCTATTTTGCCGAAATCTTCCTGCGCACGCTTCTGTTGTCTGCGCTGGCGACCTTTCTGTGTCTTGTCATCGCACTGCCGGTGGCGCGACAGATTGCGCTCAGCGCCGGTCGCGCCAAGGGGATCCTGCTTGCGCTCATTCTGGTTCCGCTCGTCTCCGGAGCCCTGCTGCCGACCCTTGGCATGTTGCATCTGCTCGGCCCCTTGGGTGTGGTCAACAGCCTGTTGAAACAGATGGGCCTCATTTCGTCGAGCGTGAAATTCCTTGGCACCACGACCGGGGTCACCATCGGGCTGGTGCAGGCATTTTTGCCTCTGATGCTGCTACCGCTCGTCAATGCCCTGTCGCACCTGCCCCGCGACGTTGAAGCAGCCGCCAGAACGCTCGGGGCGCCGTCGCTGACGATCTGGCGCCGGATCATCCTGCCCTTGATCGCACCGGGCATCGTGGCCGGATCGGTTCTGGTCTTTGCCGCCTCACTGACCTCCTTCGTCACCCCGCAGATTCTTGGTCAAGGCAAGATCGCCACCTTCGGCACGATGGCCTACCAGCAGGCCTCTCTGGTGCTCGACTGGCCCTTTGCCTCGGCCATCGCGGTTGTGATGCTGCTGATCCTGTCTCTCGGCCTTGTCATCAGTTCCTATCTTACGCGCATTCTGGTCAGGAGGGCTCCATGA
- a CDS encoding extracellular solute-binding protein, whose product MLRKLTKILLAGAIVLPAASAIAADDYAGHTLVVGVWGGDIERLLRENVAGPLEEETGAKVEFVLGGSGDRMARIYAEKDNPTMDVAFLNIYEAPQAEQDGIVVSPDPESDVYKSIWDGMNNGCYAMSLVGLGIAYNKSMLDTPPEWADMWDPKFNGKIAVSQYPGSEGDGLIGVAARLAGADEHDADKAFAKLAELKPIAMTYTNLDEVFALMEAGEVAMAPMISGYVLAALKQHPEIGFSFPTDPGSVLVRDMVCAVKGSPEPELAQMFIEKAVGVKNQTDYAEQIFFGPTNKNVKLSEEASADVIDTPEEVESLVQLDWPFVIKQRSDWTQRWNKELLGQ is encoded by the coding sequence ATGCTTAGAAAATTGACAAAAATTCTCTTGGCCGGTGCAATTGTACTTCCTGCAGCCAGTGCCATTGCTGCGGATGACTATGCTGGTCACACGCTGGTTGTTGGTGTATGGGGCGGCGATATTGAACGTCTTCTTCGCGAAAACGTTGCCGGTCCGCTCGAAGAGGAAACCGGTGCTAAGGTCGAGTTCGTTCTCGGCGGTTCCGGCGATCGCATGGCACGCATTTATGCAGAAAAAGACAATCCCACCATGGATGTCGCCTTTCTCAATATCTATGAAGCCCCGCAGGCCGAACAGGATGGCATCGTCGTCTCTCCGGACCCGGAAAGCGACGTCTACAAAAGCATCTGGGACGGCATGAACAACGGCTGCTACGCCATGTCTCTTGTCGGTCTTGGCATTGCCTACAACAAGTCGATGCTCGACACGCCTCCCGAGTGGGCCGACATGTGGGACCCGAAATTCAACGGCAAGATCGCCGTCTCGCAATATCCCGGTTCTGAAGGGGATGGCCTGATCGGCGTTGCCGCCCGCCTCGCCGGTGCCGACGAGCATGATGCGGATAAGGCCTTTGCCAAGCTTGCCGAACTCAAGCCCATCGCCATGACCTACACCAATCTGGACGAAGTGTTCGCCCTGATGGAAGCAGGCGAAGTCGCCATGGCTCCGATGATCTCCGGCTATGTTCTGGCTGCGCTGAAACAGCATCCCGAGATCGGCTTCTCCTTCCCCACTGATCCCGGCTCCGTTTTGGTCCGCGACATGGTGTGCGCGGTGAAGGGATCGCCAGAACCGGAACTGGCTCAGATGTTCATTGAAAAAGCCGTTGGCGTGAAAAACCAGACCGACTATGCCGAGCAGATTTTCTTCGGGCCCACCAACAAAAATGTGAAGCTGTCTGAAGAAGCCTCTGCCGATGTAATCGATACGCCAGAAGAAGTCGAAAGCCTTGTGCAGCTTGACTGGCCCTTTGTCATCAAGCAGCGCAGCGACTGGACCCAGCGCTGGAACAAGGAGCTTCTTGGTCAGTAA
- a CDS encoding LysR family transcriptional regulator, producing the protein MANLTGEHGLDLRLMRILNVLLDECSVSKTATILGQSQPSVSLALKRLREILGDPLLVRSGVRLIPTEKSLKIKEQVANILREIDALAAPEEEFDPSRFDRRFRVYAANCLGTFFMPRIGELVRQEAPNMPLDFCTIPDETQIFSELEQGKLDLVIGNWPMPREYLRFAPLLETEIVLVMRNDHPMAHRSSIDFDDYLALDHLSPTPHTSPAISPIDGQLAQLDAKRKIAMSVAEFTLVPHMLERTDLVFTSSWPFAEQMAQSGNLTIVKAPPELARMRFYTLWHERSHLSPGNQWFRKLLRRVAKEINEDIPIISNKMGDKAIQQT; encoded by the coding sequence ATGGCGAACCTGACTGGCGAGCACGGGCTTGATCTGCGCTTGATGCGCATCCTGAATGTCCTGCTCGATGAATGCAGCGTTTCGAAAACCGCAACAATTCTCGGCCAAAGCCAGCCCTCTGTCTCGCTTGCGCTGAAGCGGCTGCGCGAGATTCTGGGCGATCCTCTTCTGGTTCGCAGCGGCGTGCGCCTGATCCCCACCGAGAAGAGCCTCAAGATCAAGGAACAGGTTGCCAATATTCTGCGCGAGATCGACGCGCTGGCCGCGCCCGAAGAGGAATTCGACCCCTCCCGCTTTGATCGCCGGTTCCGGGTCTATGCCGCCAACTGCCTTGGCACCTTCTTCATGCCGCGTATTGGTGAGCTGGTTCGGCAGGAAGCGCCCAACATGCCGCTTGATTTCTGCACCATTCCCGACGAGACCCAGATCTTTTCCGAGCTCGAACAGGGCAAGCTTGATCTGGTGATCGGCAACTGGCCGATGCCGCGGGAGTATCTGCGCTTTGCACCCCTGCTGGAGACCGAGATCGTGCTCGTGATGCGCAATGATCATCCCATGGCGCACCGCTCCAGCATCGACTTTGACGATTATCTGGCTCTCGACCATCTCTCGCCGACCCCGCACACCAGTCCAGCGATCAGCCCAATCGACGGACAGCTTGCGCAGCTTGATGCCAAACGGAAGATTGCGATGTCCGTTGCCGAGTTCACGCTCGTCCCGCACATGCTCGAACGCACTGATCTGGTTTTCACCAGCAGTTGGCCGTTTGCCGAGCAGATGGCCCAATCTGGCAACCTGACGATTGTCAAGGCACCGCCGGAGCTGGCTCGAATGCGTTTCTATACGTTGTGGCATGAACGATCACATCTCTCACCCGGGAATCAATGGTTTCGAAAGCTACTGCGCCGGGTCGCAAAAGAAATAAATGAAGACATCCCGATTATATCCAACAAAATGGGAGACAAGGCCATTCAGCAAACCTAA
- a CDS encoding amidohydrolase family protein → MAILLKNGLMINQSPSAHSFATGDILIDGDRIIGKGTDLSARAAEFKDVEIIDATDKIVLPGFIDAHMHSNEGFEMGRYDNLPLEIWLSEVYPPLGAPHLSWRDHYLRAMLIAIISLKSGVTTLQDDVINISGTPDAVDATATAFRDAGLRGWITASMWDESYCNSLPFVSELMPKDLKAQLDATPAPDWKAQIDLFEELSGKWHGTDNMRIILGPCGPQRCSEKLLQEVASLSEARDLPVHCHVLETKTQAVTGAEKYGRTLVQFLKDMGLMTHRLTMNHAIWLTDEDIATMGAAGCSTTHNPLANLKLGSGVSPVRKLKNAGVNVALGCDGVASADTADIFVAFKAAAGLHKIGSFDYQDWVSAHEVYDMATTAGARSSLMEDEVGTLEEGMLADVILLDKTDWAFMPLHDPIKKIAFSANSDVVTHSIVGGKVVMRDRKLTLVSEADLRGEIAEAAARFERDNCPLMSKGAAPVRPYLDQMYEKAIARDMGLNPRVKV, encoded by the coding sequence ATGGCAATCCTGCTCAAAAATGGCCTCATGATCAATCAGAGCCCTTCAGCACACAGCTTTGCAACCGGCGACATTCTGATTGATGGTGATCGAATTATAGGCAAAGGTACGGATCTGTCAGCACGGGCTGCCGAATTCAAGGATGTTGAAATCATCGATGCCACTGACAAGATCGTCCTGCCCGGCTTCATTGATGCGCACATGCATTCAAACGAAGGCTTCGAGATGGGGCGCTATGACAATCTGCCGCTCGAGATCTGGCTGTCAGAGGTCTACCCGCCACTCGGTGCGCCCCATCTGTCATGGCGTGACCATTATCTCCGGGCCATGCTGATCGCCATCATCTCCCTCAAGTCCGGCGTCACGACCCTTCAGGATGATGTCATCAACATTTCCGGCACTCCGGATGCGGTGGACGCCACCGCGACCGCCTTCCGCGATGCCGGGTTGCGAGGCTGGATCACGGCTTCCATGTGGGACGAGAGCTATTGCAACAGTCTGCCCTTTGTCAGCGAACTGATGCCAAAAGACCTGAAGGCCCAATTGGATGCCACGCCTGCGCCGGACTGGAAAGCCCAGATCGACCTGTTTGAGGAGCTGTCCGGCAAATGGCACGGCACCGACAACATGCGCATCATCCTTGGCCCATGCGGCCCGCAGCGCTGCTCCGAGAAACTGCTGCAGGAAGTGGCATCCCTGTCCGAGGCGCGCGATCTTCCCGTTCATTGCCACGTGCTCGAAACCAAGACCCAGGCCGTGACCGGCGCGGAAAAATATGGCCGTACTCTGGTTCAGTTCCTCAAGGACATGGGCCTGATGACCCATCGCCTGACCATGAACCACGCCATCTGGCTCACCGACGAAGATATTGCCACCATGGGCGCGGCGGGCTGCTCGACGACCCACAATCCGCTCGCCAACCTCAAGCTCGGCTCAGGCGTCTCGCCGGTCCGCAAACTCAAGAATGCCGGGGTCAATGTTGCACTCGGCTGTGACGGCGTCGCCTCGGCTGACACGGCGGACATCTTCGTGGCCTTCAAGGCAGCGGCAGGGCTCCACAAGATCGGCAGCTTCGACTATCAGGACTGGGTCTCGGCTCACGAAGTCTACGACATGGCCACCACTGCCGGGGCCCGCTCCAGTCTCATGGAAGACGAGGTCGGCACCCTCGAAGAAGGCATGCTCGCCGATGTCATCCTGCTCGATAAGACCGACTGGGCCTTCATGCCCCTGCATGATCCGATCAAGAAGATCGCCTTCTCGGCCAATTCCGACGTGGTTACCCATTCCATCGTCGGCGGCAAGGTGGTGATGCGTGATCGCAAGCTCACCCTTGTCAGTGAAGCGGATCTGCGCGGCGAAATCGCGGAAGCTGCCGCCCGCTTCGAGCGCGACAATTGCCCGCTGATGAGCAAGGGCGCTGCTCCGGTTCGGCCCTATCTCGATCAAATGTATGAAAAGGCAATCGCCCGCGATATGGGCCTCAACCCCCGCGTCAAAGTCTAG
- a CDS encoding class I adenylate-forming enzyme family protein, whose amino-acid sequence MLLHQLVTDGAMHRPDHTAFHWVERDKSLTYAEAVAQIEAAAGAFHELGARKGDRITIFAHNGMDYLLSMFAAWRIGAISSLVNVKFADELDYYFADHTPSLVVYTHDKLAEVKVAADKVGTVKHLICMDGHQEGAASFPELLAANLPAPADPGDEGAVAHLSYTSGTTGQPKGACLAHEPTQTAAAVIGERLRYSRDDISFGPSALSSSYQLVANLLPPLRNHATTIVMKDWTAEAGYAALKKTGATILVGNPPVLTDLLEQARLNGGAPESLRLSMSGGGPVPQALKKGWRDELSLPLVESYGQSEIGGFFGLAAPVLPTDEHLGAVGRPLPDKEVRILGANDEELPIGQAGEVCLRGGCMTGYWGKPEKTAEALSGGWLHSGDVGQMSADGYLTMRGRVKELLQVEGKTWFPRDVEEALMALDDIREAAVVGLEDGKGGHKPVAFVTSASTVDLEQAKAGVVGKTPYDITPLELKQIAEFPMTPTGKIAKATLQEQAAKA is encoded by the coding sequence ATGTTGCTTCACCAGCTTGTGACAGATGGCGCAATGCATCGTCCCGACCACACTGCCTTTCACTGGGTCGAGAGGGACAAGTCCCTGACCTATGCGGAGGCGGTGGCACAGATTGAAGCCGCTGCCGGAGCCTTCCACGAACTGGGCGCCCGCAAAGGAGACCGCATCACCATCTTTGCCCACAATGGCATGGACTATCTATTGTCGATGTTTGCGGCCTGGCGCATCGGAGCCATCTCGTCGCTGGTCAACGTGAAATTCGCCGACGAGCTGGACTATTATTTTGCCGACCACACCCCGAGCCTCGTCGTCTACACCCATGACAAGCTGGCCGAAGTCAAGGTGGCGGCGGACAAGGTCGGTACGGTCAAGCATCTGATCTGCATGGATGGGCATCAGGAAGGAGCGGCGAGCTTCCCCGAGCTTCTTGCCGCCAATCTTCCCGCTCCTGCTGATCCGGGTGATGAAGGCGCGGTTGCCCATCTCTCCTACACCTCCGGCACCACCGGTCAGCCGAAAGGGGCCTGCCTCGCGCACGAGCCGACCCAGACTGCCGCAGCGGTGATCGGCGAACGGCTGCGCTATTCTCGTGACGACATTTCTTTCGGGCCTTCCGCGCTCTCCTCCTCCTACCAGCTCGTCGCCAACCTTCTGCCGCCCTTGCGCAATCATGCCACGACCATCGTGATGAAGGACTGGACGGCTGAGGCTGGCTATGCGGCCCTTAAAAAGACCGGGGCGACCATTCTTGTCGGCAACCCGCCGGTGCTGACCGATCTTCTGGAGCAAGCCCGCCTCAATGGCGGCGCGCCGGAAAGCCTGCGTCTGAGCATGTCCGGTGGCGGACCGGTGCCGCAGGCCCTCAAGAAGGGTTGGCGTGATGAGCTGTCCCTGCCTCTGGTCGAGAGCTACGGCCAGAGCGAAATCGGCGGCTTCTTCGGTCTCGCAGCCCCCGTCCTTCCCACCGATGAGCATCTTGGTGCGGTCGGTCGCCCGCTGCCGGACAAGGAAGTCCGCATCCTCGGGGCAAATGATGAGGAACTGCCCATCGGCCAAGCCGGGGAAGTCTGCCTGCGCGGTGGCTGCATGACCGGCTATTGGGGTAAGCCCGAGAAGACCGCCGAAGCCTTGAGCGGTGGATGGCTCCATTCGGGCGACGTCGGCCAGATGTCTGCTGACGGCTATCTTACCATGCGTGGCCGGGTGAAGGAATTGCTGCAGGTCGAGGGCAAAACCTGGTTCCCCCGCGATGTCGAAGAGGCGCTGATGGCCTTGGATGACATTCGCGAAGCCGCCGTGGTCGGCCTTGAAGATGGCAAGGGTGGACACAAGCCGGTTGCCTTTGTCACCAGCGCTTCAACGGTGGATCTCGAACAGGCCAAGGCCGGTGTTGTCGGCAAGACGCCCTACGACATCACGCCGCTCGAGCTCAAACAGATCGCGGAATTCCCGATGACCCCCACTGGCAAGATCGCCAAGGCGACCTTGCAGGAACAGGCAGCCAAAGCTTGA
- a CDS encoding DeoR/GlpR family DNA-binding transcription regulator produces the protein MTPSHSGADEAPMKGDVRRQQILSIVQAQKSVPLNQLATELGVSRMTIHRDLDLLESRGLLRKERGEATAESSLLFESNFHYRRQTDELSKRELARAAAAMIEPGNVIMLDDSTTTLMMCDVIETIENVTVISNSLAVCNRLREASNVHLIITGGDYHDTHQSFSGLVCETVIGQLRSDWAFLSAASVIGNRLFHQDQEVLRVKRAFMEVSERKVLLLTAGKFKTRALNQFADLSEFDRILISKALDEATVKQLNQSGVGFELV, from the coding sequence ATGACGCCTTCCCATTCCGGTGCAGACGAAGCGCCCATGAAGGGAGATGTGCGCCGTCAGCAGATCCTGTCAATCGTTCAGGCACAGAAATCGGTGCCACTCAACCAGCTCGCCACCGAGCTTGGTGTGAGCCGCATGACGATCCATCGGGATCTCGATCTGCTGGAAAGCCGTGGCCTGTTGCGCAAGGAGCGCGGAGAGGCGACGGCCGAAAGCTCGCTGCTGTTTGAAAGCAATTTCCATTATCGGCGCCAGACCGATGAACTCTCCAAGCGGGAGCTGGCACGCGCAGCAGCAGCCATGATCGAGCCGGGCAATGTCATCATGCTCGATGACAGCACGACGACCCTGATGATGTGTGATGTGATCGAGACCATCGAGAATGTCACCGTCATCTCCAATTCGCTCGCCGTATGCAATCGATTGCGTGAAGCGTCCAACGTGCATCTGATCATCACCGGAGGCGACTATCATGACACGCACCAGAGCTTTTCCGGTCTGGTGTGCGAAACGGTGATCGGGCAGTTGCGGTCAGACTGGGCGTTTCTATCAGCGGCCTCCGTGATCGGCAATCGGCTGTTTCATCAGGATCAGGAAGTCCTGCGCGTCAAACGGGCCTTCATGGAAGTCTCGGAGCGCAAGGTGCTGTTGCTGACGGCAGGCAAGTTCAAGACGCGTGCGCTCAACCAGTTTGCCGACCTTTCCGAATTTGATCGCATCCTCATCAGCAAGGCGCTGGATGAGGCGACCGTCAAACAGCTCAATCAATCGGGCGTCGGTTTCGAGCTTGTTTGA